One Hydrogenobaculum sp. 3684 genomic window, TGGAAAAAAATACATCCAAGCCTTGCAAAACTCCTTAAAGAAGGTAAAATTTCACCAAAAAAGGTTATATCTTGCTCAAGAGAATCCAGTAGAGATGAATTTATACCAAAGATAAAGTCTTTGTTTGGTGAGGAGTACGCATCTGTTTGTGATTATATAAATGTAGATGTTACAAATCCAAAAGACTTTAATTTTATTAAAAGCATAGAAAAAGATGAGATTATATTTTATCTTTCTATACCGCCAAACTTGTTCGAGTCTGCTATAAAAAATATAGGCCATGTGCTTCTTGATATGACAAACAAAAGAAAAATTGTAATAGAAAAACCCTTTGGATACGATTTGGAATCTGCTAAACGTTTAAACAACCTTCTTCATACATTTTTCCTAGAAAAAGAAATATATAGGATAGATCACTTTTTAGGTAAAGAAGCTGTACAAAATATATTTAGTTTTAGGTTTGCAAATTACATATTTGAAGGTATTTGGAACAAAAACTTTATAGACCATGTTCAGATATCGGCTTTGGAAGATATTGGTATAGAAGGAAGAAGTGCTTATTACGACAAGTTTGGGGCTTTTAAAGATATGATACAAAACCATCTTACCCAGATGGCAACCTTTATAGCTATGGAGCCCCCTTGTTGTATAGATGCAGAAGAGATAAGAAATGAGAAGGTAAAAGTTTTAAAATCCATAAGAACTCCAGGTATTGAGGATGTGGTGCTTGGAAGATATGAAGGTTATACGATGGAGCCAGGTGTAAAACCAGGCTCAAAAACAGAGACTTTTGCTGTTGTAAAACTTCATATAGACAATTTAAGATGGCATGGGGTACCATTTTATCTTAGGACTGGCAAAAAGTTAAAAACAAAAGCCACTCAAATCGTAGTAGTGCTTAAAAAAATGCCTACATCTTTTGCTAAACTCATAGGCTGTGAGCCAAAAGAAAATAAGATAGTTATAAAAATCTCACCTTTTACAAATATAGAGCTTCGCCTTGAAATAAGGGCTCCAAACTCTGATTTTCTATCTTGTCCTTTGGAAGTGTCTATGGGTATGGAAAATAACACCTCTTCAGAGGCTTATGAGACTCTTCTTCTTGATATAATAAACTCAAATCAAACACTATTTTTAAGAGAAGATGAAGTAGAGCTTGCATGGGCACTTTATCAACCTCTTTTAGATATATGGAAAGAAAAAAAGGATGTAGAGCTTTACGAAGTGGGCTCTTACGGGCCAAAATCTGCTGATATACTTATAAACAAAGATAACAGACAATGGTATATATTTTAGATTTTATAAAAGTTTACGATTTTGATTCAATAGAGTCTTCGTCTTATTTTTTACTTAGATTTTTCCTAAAAGCCAAAAAACTAAAACTAAACATAGCCTTAGCTGGTGGTAGCACGCCTTTATATTTGTATGAGCTTATGTCAAAATACGATTTTCCCAATTTTAAATTTTTTCTTACAGATGAGCGCTACGTTCCAAACGATCACAAAGATAGCAACTATCACAATATATCAAAATTTTTAAATGTAGAACCCGTTTATAAATCTGGTGATATTGAAAAAGATTGTGAGGAGTTTTCAGATATTATCAATAAAAAACCAATAAACATAGCTTTGCTTGGTATAGGAGAAGATGGTCATAGCGCTTCTATTTTTCCAGATAAACGTATACTAAAATCCTGTGAAAACACGCTAATAAGTGTTGGTCCAAACAATATACTT contains:
- a CDS encoding 6-phosphogluconolactonase, whose amino-acid sequence is MVYILDFIKVYDFDSIESSSYFLLRFFLKAKKLKLNIALAGGSTPLYLYELMSKYDFPNFKFFLTDERYVPNDHKDSNYHNISKFLNVEPVYKSGDIEKDCEEFSDIINKKPINIALLGIGEDGHSASIFPDKRILKSCENTLISVGPNNILRISLNYKALSNSKLIFFISKSKKSVVSRLLKEKNTIANEFISNNNCKKPILVSDGMKDLFNSF
- the zwf gene encoding glucose-6-phosphate dehydrogenase yields the protein MNNFVFVLFGGNGDLAWKKIHPSLAKLLKEGKISPKKVISCSRESSRDEFIPKIKSLFGEEYASVCDYINVDVTNPKDFNFIKSIEKDEIIFYLSIPPNLFESAIKNIGHVLLDMTNKRKIVIEKPFGYDLESAKRLNNLLHTFFLEKEIYRIDHFLGKEAVQNIFSFRFANYIFEGIWNKNFIDHVQISALEDIGIEGRSAYYDKFGAFKDMIQNHLTQMATFIAMEPPCCIDAEEIRNEKVKVLKSIRTPGIEDVVLGRYEGYTMEPGVKPGSKTETFAVVKLHIDNLRWHGVPFYLRTGKKLKTKATQIVVVLKKMPTSFAKLIGCEPKENKIVIKISPFTNIELRLEIRAPNSDFLSCPLEVSMGMENNTSSEAYETLLLDIINSNQTLFLREDEVELAWALYQPLLDIWKEKKDVELYEVGSYGPKSADILINKDNRQWYIF